AGTTTGGAAGTTAGTGGAAGATTCTGGAAAGTTTCACGATACAGGGTGATAGTCCCGTACATGAAAACGACCTTACTGTGAAATCGAGTAGGACGGCACACGTGATATGCTGTTTGAATATGGGAGGACCATCTTCCAAGGCTAAATACTACTGACTGACCGATAGTGAACCAGTACCGTGAGGGAAAGGCGAAAAGAACCCCTGTGAGGGGAGTGAAATAGAACCTGAAACCGTATACGTACAAGCAGTGGGAGCAGACTTGTTCTGTGACTGCGTACCTTTTGTATAATGGGTCAACGACTTAATTTCAGTAGCAAGGTTAAGCGAATAGCGGAGCCGTAGGGAAACCGAGTGTTAACTGCGCGAATAGTTGCTGGGATTAGACCCGAAACCCGGTGATCTAGCCATGGGCAGGTTGAAGGTTGAGTAACATCAACTGGAGGACCGAACCGACTAATGTTGAAAAATTAGCGGATGACTTGTGGCTGGGGGTGAAAGGCCAATCAAACCGGGAGATAGCTGGTTCTCCTCGAAAGCTATTTAGGTAGCGCCTCGCGTCTAACTATTGGGGGTAGAGCACTGTTAAGGCTAGGGGGTCATCCCGACTTACCAACCCTTTGCAAACTCCGAATACCAATAAGTTCAATCGCGGGAGACACACGGCGGGTGCTAACGTCCGTCGTGGAAAGGGAAACAACCCAGACCGTCAGCTAAGGTCCCAAAGTGTATGTTAAGTGGGAAACGATGTGGAAAGGCTCAGACAGCCAGGAAGTTGGCTTAGAAGCAGCCATCTTTTAAAGAAAGCGTAATAGCTCACTGGTCGAGTCGGTCTGCGCGGAAGATTTAACGGGGCTAAACATACCACCGAAGCTACGGATGCAAAGACTTGTTCTTTGCATGGTAGAGGAGCGTTCTGTAAGCCGTCGAAGGTGAGTTGAGAAGCTTGCTGGAGGTATCAGAAGTGCGAATGTTGACATGAGTAACGATAATGGGGGTGAAAAACCTCCACGCCGAAAGACCAAGGGTTCCTGTCCAACGTTAATCGGGGCAGGGTGAGTCGACCCCTAAGGCGAGGCCGAAAGGCGTAGTCGATGGGAAACAGGTTAATATTCCTGTACTCACTTATATTGCGATGGGGTGACGGAGAAGGTTAGGCTAGCATGGCGATGGTTGTCCATGTTTAAGGTTGTAGGCTGTGTGCTTAGGTAAATCCGGGCGCACATTAAGGCTGAGAACTGATGACGAGTCTCTACGGAGATGAAGTAGTTGATACCCGGCTTCCAGGAAAAACCTCTAAGCTTCAGATATAAGAGAATCGTACCCCAAACCGACACAGGTGGTTAGGTAGAGAATACTAAGGCGCTTGAGAGAACTCGGGTGAAGGAACTAGGCAAAATGGTACCGTAACTTCGGGAGAAGGTACGCCAATGATGGTGAAGGACTTGCTCCGTAAGCTATTGTTGGTCGCAGAGAAATGGTGGCTGCAACTGTTTATTAAAAACACAGCACTGTGCAAAATCGAAAGATGACGTATACGGTGTGACGCCTGCCCGGTGCCGGAAGGTTAATTGATTGGGTTAGACTTAGGTCGAAGCTCATGATCGAAGCCCCGGTAAACGGCGGCCGTAACTATAACGGTCCTAAGGTAGCGAAATTCCTTGTCGGGTAAGTTCCGACCTGCACGAATGGCGTAATGATGGCCACGCTGTCTCCACCCGAGACTCAGTGAAATTGAAATCGCTGTTAAGATGCAGTGTACCCGCGGCTAGACGGAAAGACCCCGTGAACCTTTACTATAGCTTGGCACTGAACATTGAACCTACATGTGTAGGATAGGTGGGAGACGTTGAAGCATTGTCGCTAGATGATGTGGAGTCAACCTTGAAATACCACCCTTGTACGTTTGATGTTCTAACGTAGGCCCCTTATCGGGGTTGCGGACAGTGTCTGGTGGGTAGTTTGACTGGGGCGGTCTCCTCCCAAAGAGTAACGGAGGAGCACGAAGGTTGGCTAAACATGGTTGGACATCATGTGGTTAGTGCAAAGGCATAAGCCAGCTTAACTGCGAGACAGACACGTCGAGCAGGTACGAAAGTAGGTCTTAGTGATCCGGTGGTTCTGAATGGAAGGGCCATCGCTCAACGGATAAAAGGTACTCCGGGGATAACAGGCTGATACCGCCCAAGAGTTCATATCGACGGCGGTGTTTGGCACCTCGATGTCGGCTCATCACATCCTGGGGCTGAAGTTGGTCCCAAGGGTATGGCTGTTCGCCATTTAAAGTGGTACGCGAGCTGGGTTTAGAACGTCGTGAGACAGTTCGGTCCCTATCTGCCGTGGGCGTTTGAGAATTGAGAGGAGCTGCTCCTAGTACGAGAGGACCGGAGTGGACGAACCACTGGTGTTCGGGTTGTTATGCCAATAGCATTGCCCGGTAGCTAAGTTCGGAACTGATAACCGCTGAAAGCATCTAAGCGGGAAGCAGGCCTCGAGATGAGTTCTCACTGGGACTTTAAGTCCCCTGAAGGGCCGTTGGAGACTACAACGTTGATAGGCAAGGTGTGTAAGTGCTGTGAGGCATTGAGCTAACTTGTACTAATTACCCGTGAGGCTTAACCATACAAATTAAAGTATGATTAATTGAAATATCGACTTAAGAATAGATTGAACACTACTATTTATCGAAAGATAGGTTTTAAAGACTTCTTTATTTATAGCTTTTCAGATTTAAAATGAAACGTAAGTTTCTATATAGAAAGCAAACCAGATTTGCTTGGTGACCATAGTGTTGCGGTACCACCTGATCCCATTCCGAACTCAGTAGTGAAACGTAATAACGCCGATGGTAGTGTGGGGCTTCCCCATGTGAGAGTAGGGCATCGCCAAGCGCCAAATTAGAATTAGCCGATATCAGCAATGATATCGGCTTTTTTGTGTCTGAGATTTAAGTCAGCGACCGATAAAAAACCAGCCTACGGCCGGTTTTGTGTATATTACGATGCGTAAATCGAAACGTTATTATTGTTCATCTCGAACGCTTTCATAAGCCCAAATGAGCCAAGGTAATAGTAACTCGAGATCATGTGATTCTACTGTAGCTCCACACCAAATACGTAGTCCTGACGGTGCATCTTTATATGAGTTAATATCATAAGCAACTTGGTGCTGAGCTAATAGATTACTGAATGCTTTTAATTGAATATCGCTTAGTGCTAAACGCAAGCATACGCTGGTATTTGATCTATATTCAGCTCGCACCGAAAGAAAATCTATCCATTCATGTTGGGCAACAAAGTTACTTAAAATCGCTAAATTATTTTCAGAACGGTTAATTGCAGCGTCAACGCCACCGATCTTGTCTATCCAGTTTAATGCATCTAAATAATCCGCTACGCATAGCATTGACGGTGTGTTAATAGTGGCTCCAGTAAAAATCGCTTCAATCAATTTGCCATTTTTAGTTAAACGAAAGATCTTAGGTAATGGCCAAGGTGGGGTATAAGACTCTAAACGTTTAACTGCTGCAGGGCTAAGCACGATCATGCCGTGAGCTCCTTCACCACCTAATACCTTCTGCCAACTGAATGTGGTTACATCGAGTTTATCCCATGCTATCGGCATGGCAAATACAGCTGAAGTGGCGTCACAAATTGTTAAACCTGTGCGTTGGTCACTGATCCAGTCTGCGTTTGGCACTTTAACGCCAGATGTAGTGCCATTCCAAGTAAACACAATGTCATGCTCTGGATTCGTCGTTTCTAAATCAGGGAGTTGGCCATAATCAGCGGTGATTGCATTCACATTGCTAAGTTGAAGTTCATTTTTAATATCACTGAACCAGCCTTTACCAAACGATTCCCAGTAGCAAACATCAACCGTTCTTGCCCCGAGTAATGACCACAGCATCATCTCCATTGCACCAGTATCAGAAGCTGGGACTATAGCGATGTGATAGTCCTCCGGAATCTTTAAGAGTTCTTTGGTTTGCTCAATGGCTTTTTGTAGCGCTGCTTTACCGATATTAGAACGGTGTGAACGACCGAGAGTACATATATCTAGTTGTGTTAATTCATAGCCAGGACGCTTACTACAAGGGCCTGAAGAAAAGTTTGGGTTCAGGGGTTTGTTAGCTGGGATCATTTGTTATTCCTTTACTAAAATTCTATCCATATGAATCGATTATAGCAATCCACTTGTCATCTATGAAGTATTTAAACTCGCGATATTTTATAGCGTGTTTTATTGCTGCTAACGTTTGCTATTCCTGACAAATAAACGTATTTTCAACACAGTTTAAATATATAGGAATTGAAGATTATGGCTAAAGGCTTAGACAAACATCAACATAGAAAAGATGCATTAAATGCATTCGGTAAAAACTTAGCACGACGTGCGCGTTCGCATTGTGAAACATGTGATGCATCAGGTGTGAAACTAAATATTTTTGAAGTTTCGCCGGTACCGACAACCCCCGATTATGATGATTGTATTTTAATTTGTGATACTTGTAGTGAACAGCTTAACAACCCGAAACGTATTGATGCTGACCATTGGCGTTGTCTAAATAAATCTATGTGGTCTGAAGTTGCTATTGTACAAGTGACTGCGATCCGTATGTTACGTTTGTTAGCTGAAAAGCATGAATGGGCGGCAGATCTCGATGAAATGGCATACTTAGAGCCTGGAGTCGAAGAGCGTATTAACCAGCAATAATTAATCTCTCTATCTACTGACTGAAGTCGTTTGGGTATCTGGATAATTAATGCTATTCTGCGGCTCCATTTTTGTATTCTAGTTAAATTATAGAGGTCTTCGATGAGCCAAAGTTGTGATGTGATAGTAATTGGTGCAGGTGCTGCAGGATTGATGTGTGCGGCAAGTGCTGGTTACCGAGGTCGCTCTGTATTGGTTCTCGATAATGCCAAGAAAGCGGGTCGTAAAGTTTTAATTAGTGGTGGTGGTCGTTGTAACTTTACCAACAATGCTCTTTCTACCGATGCATTTATTTGTGCTAACCCGCATTTCGTCAAGTCTGCATTAAGTCGTTATACTGCGTGGAACTTTATTGATATGGTCGAGCGCCATGGTGTTGCTTATCATGAACGTGAACATGGACAGTTATTCTGTGACGACTCAGCAAAAGATATTGTTGATATGTTGCATACCGAATGTGATTGGGCTGGCGTGAAGATCCAATTACGCACTGAAATACTATCTATTGAAAAAGCAGATGACGGCCGCTTTCATCTACAAACAAGTCAAGGTCCTCTAAATTGTGAGTCCTTGGTAGTGGCTACGGGTGGTTTATCTATGCCTAAACTTGGGGCCACTCCTTATGGTTATAAAATTGCAGAGCAGTTTGGTTTAAAAGTAAATGCAACGAAAGCGGGTCTTGTTCCATTTACGTTACAACAACATGATAAAGATAAATATGCGGATCTTTCAGGTGTCAGTTTACCTGCGCGTATTACAACAGAATCAGGTGTTAGCTTTAAAGAAGCTTTGTTGTTTACTCATCGTGGGCTGTCTGGACCGTCAGTTCTGCAAGTATCATCTTACTGGAATCCAGGTGAAGCGATTAGCATTAACTTATTGCCAGATACTGAAATAACCGATACCTTATCGATAATGACTGAGTCGAGCCCTAACCAAGCGTTAAAAACAGCATTAGCGCGTGTCTTACCGAAACGTCTTGTTGAGATATTCTATGCTGATGGATTATTGCCTGAATGCACACTTAAGCAGTTACAGCATAAAGATCTTAATGATATTTCAACACTCTTGCATAACTGGCAAGTAAAGCCGAATGGGACAGAAGGTTATCGTACTGCTGAAGTGACTTTAGGTGGTGTTGATACCAATGAACTTTCTTCGAAAACTATGGAAGCAAAAAAAACCGCAGGTTTATACTTTATTGGTGAAGTAATGGACGTAAGTGGTTGGTTAGGTGGATATAACTTTCAGTGGGCCTGGTCTTCAGGCTGGAGCTGTGGTCAGTTTGTGTAATTGATATATGTAATATAACAGCGTAGTGGTTAGATACAATCGCTAACGTCCTCTAAATGAGTGAGGTTGCCATTATTATACGGCCCCGATGTTTGTCAGTGAACAATTTGATAATGCGATGACGCTCATCACATTATCAAATGTCAGTTTTTTGATTTGATTCATTATAGTGAGTAATAGCTACGTGAACTTTAGGATGACTTTACCGTCACTTTTATTATTAGCATAATGATCAAGTGCGCTTGAGAAGGTATCAAAGTTAAAGGTGCCATAGATATCTGTCTGAAAAATCCCTTCTGCGAATAGCTTCTGAACTTTTTTGCTTAGTGCATATATATGCCATGGTTTTGATTTTGAAAAATAATTCGCCAACCAAAATCCCTCGATTTTAATATCTTTAAAAATAACATCAGATACACCAAATTGACCACCAATTGGATCATGATTTTCGGTTAATCGCCCATAAACGATTGCTGTTGAGCGTTTTGGCATTGCGTGAAGTATTTGCGGTGTATCCAGTGCTGCAACCGCGTCTAATAGTACGGTTGGCTTTATACGCTGACAAGCATCGGTCAACTGTTGCTTATAATCGTCGGCAGTTGTTAACAATACGCAATCTGCTCCTAGTTTTTCTAATACATCGACATTGGAGATACTACGGACTGTTGCTATAGTTTTTAGGTTCTTCATTTTTGCATAACGAATCGCTCCTTTGCCGACTTGGCTAGCTGCAGCATTAATGACTACTGCTTTAGCCCCGAGTTCGATAGCGCGATCGATCATACAAATTGATGTTAATGGATTGACGATAATTGTAGATGCTTGTTCATCGCTAATGTCTTTTCTTATTGGTAGGCAGTAATTGGCTCTCGTAATGGCGTATTCAGCCCATACACCATCTAGACCTGGCACTGCTGACAGTGATACCCGCTTACCTTCCAGCCATTTTCCGTATAATCCAGCATTGGCTTTTACGACAACGCCACAACCTTCAAACCCCACAAACGCAGAATCAACGGGCGCGATGCCATATCGACCTAATAAGTATACTAGATCGGATGGATTGGCTGGCGCTGCTAACATTTTTATTAGTACCTGCCCTGATTTTAGTTTCGGAAGTGGCTTTTCTTTTAATTCGATCCGTTGAGATGATGATGCTTGGCGATCATCAATTAATTTTAATGCAAAACCTTTATTGGTAGTGGGGTAAGTAAAATCTGACACATCAAACCTATATAAGTAAAAGAATATAATAGGTTAATGTATATCATAGCATTTAGAAATTATAAGTTAACTTTCAGGTTCTTACTAAATTTAGTCATCTATTCTAATTACTTTATAAATATAAGTTTGTTATATCGTGTCGAGATTTATTTTATATCGAGGCCTTAAATTATTTGTTGCTAATCAGTTACCGAGAGTTCCTTTCAGGGCAACTAATTCTAATTTATTATGCAGTTGGCTGTTATTAACTACAATATATTTTTTTCAATATAATGGGCTACACCGTCTTCTGCGGAATGACCTATCATTTCAAAGTCGGGTAATGCAGCTTTAAGCATGACTGAAGCATTCCCCATTATTAACCCTTTATCAACGGCTTGTAGCATCTCCACATCATTCATGCCATCGCCAAACGCAATTGTTTCCGCCATGGTGAAGCCTTTTATTTTAAGTACTTCAGTCAGTGCTTCGGCCTTATTGACCTTGATGTCCATTACTTCTAGGCATTCAGGTAGCGAGAACGAAACGTTGAGTTGTGAGCTGTATTGCGCGTTAATTTGCGCTGCTAGTTGCACAAGATCGTCATGGGGTCCGCAGAAAAAGAATTTCGCGATACCTGTTTTTTCTAATGTCGAGAGATCGACTACTTGGTAGCAAAATGTAGAATCTTGACTAAAACTGAGGATCTCTGGGTTAGGCTTATTCACAAACCATTCGTTATCACGGTAAATATTAGCTTGAATAGTTTCAGGTAACTCAATTTCAACAATTTTTTGTGCTATATCTGCTGGCACATTCTTACTGTAAATCAGTTCACCTTTGTTGTTATGCACTCTCGCTCCATTGGAGGTGATGAGATAAATTTCAGCATCAATGGTTTTTCTGATCGCTTCGACGTCGACATTGTGACGGCCTGTGGCAATGATAAATTTTTTGCCTTGCTTCAGTAGTTTGTGAATGGTGATTTTGGTTTGCTCTGAGACTATATGTGCAGGTGTCAGTAGCGTACCATCTAAATCAGAAACGATAACTTTATACATCTTAACCTCAATATTGACTTTATTTTATTTAAAAGAGTTCTACCGTGATTACTGTCCGTAGTAATTGATTTAATGTTTGGCAAAATAATTTAACGCGACTGTGAGCGCCGGGATCCTAAAAATATCCGTTTCTAAGAATAACTCGTGTGCAGCACCAGGGATCAAAACGGGTTCTGCAGGTTGGTGTTGATTGTTTTCATGGCTTAATGCGCGACAGAATTGCTGTTGCGCTTCAGCAAGTACCACTTCATCGCCGCCAGCTTGTAAGACCAATGTTGGGGTTTTAATGTCCCCCGCGTGTTGGATCGCGCGACGACAGGCTTTGATACTTTGCTGTAGCCAGTTAATCGTTGGTCCACCTAATTGCGTTTGTGGGTAAAATCCATAACTACGACGGAAAATATCAAATCGTAGTGGACTGTGTGTCAGTTGATTATTTTCAAAAGGCGAATGGGCAAAGTCACCTTTACCTGGCGCATAAAAAGATTCGGTATGAATAATTTTATTAACGATATGCATCGCTCGGCTATAAATATTGGCTATTGGACGGGGTATTTGACCAAAATTGATCCCAAACATCGGTGATGCTAGCACTGCCGCATCAAAGTCATGGTGATAGCTTTGTAAGTATAAACTACCAATTGCGCCACCCATGGAATGGCATAATAAATATTGTTTACTGTGTTGGGTTGGGCTAATGACTTTATCGATAAATAATTTCAAATCGGTGACGTAATCACGAAAATGTTCGACATGGCCTTTATGCAGATTTTTCAGTAATCGATCTGACATGCCTTGACCACGATGGTCTACGCAATATACCGAGTAACCTTGTTTGCAAAAGTCATAAATTAGCTCGCGAAACTTTTGATAAGATTCAGAACGCCCGCCTAAGAGCACAATTGCAGGACCGGTTTCATTGATTACCGCTGATGCATAACGTAGCGTTATGTTATCAACGCCTTGCAGTGAATGCTCGGTGATAGTCGCATCCCAAAACTGTGAAATTTCATCATGATATTTATCTTCAAGTTGTGATTCAGTAGTTAAATTGTATGGATTATCAAATTCGACACATGGGTATTTACTGGACATGGTTACCGGAGCTTCTTATTAGTTTTATCTGTGAACGTCTGTTACTAGACTACCATAATTTAATTAACAAAATGGTGACTTAAATTACACTGAATATGTTTATCGTTAATTAAGGCCAAACTAGGTTGGTAATTAGTGAAAGCTAAACTAATCTTATTAAATTGATAATCGGTGAATTTTGACATCATATTTCGACAACTCAGAGGATTGCTAATGAAACGTTCTAGGCTTAAGAAGAAACTTAATTCACTTCGACGGATTCGTTGTCATTGGTGTCAGCTTACAGAAAAGTTTAAACCGATAGAGGCTAGTCAAAGTGCATTGCTACATAGACGTTAGTTTTTGTGAATTTTAAGGTAAACAAGGCGCTTATGATAAGCGCCTTTTTGCTTTACTCTACTCAACTATAGCCTATAGCTAGGCGTAAATTAAAGAATATAACGACTTAGATCTTCATCTTCTACGAGTTCGTCCAGGTATTTACTTACGTAATCCCTATCAACTACAAGTTCTTCGCCATTTTTATCTGATGCATCGAATGAAATTTCTTCCATTAAGCGTTCCATCACTGTGTGTAAACGACGAGCACCGATATTTTCGGTTTTTTCGTTGACGTTCCACGCTGCATTGGCGATACCATCAATACCTTCTTGAGTAAAGTTAACATCCACCCCTTCAGTTTTCAGCATCGCAGTGTATTGTTCTGTTAATGATGCGTTTGGTTCGGTTAGGATACGTACAAAATCTTCTGCTTTAAGTGCATCCAATTCAACCCGAATAGGTAAACGACCTTGTAATTCAGGGATCAGGTCAGACGGTTTTGCTACTTGGAAAGCACCAGATGCGATAAATAAGATGTGATCTGTTTTCACCATACCGTGTTTGGTTGTGACTGTTGAACCTTCGATAAGCGGTAATAAATCACGTTGTACACCTTCGCGCGAGACACCCCCGTCATTTGAATCGCTGCGTTTACAGATCTTATCGATCTCATCAAGGAATACGATACCGTTATTCTCTACGGCATAAATTGCTTTTTCTTTTAATTCTTCAGGGTTAACCAGTTTTGCTGCTTCGTCTTCAACAAGTTGTTTGAAAGCTTCTTTGACTTTCATTTTACGTGTTTTAGTCGTTGAACCGCCTGATAAATTTTGGAACATACCTTGTAATTGGTTGGTCATTTCTTCCATGCCAGGAGGCGCCATAATTTCAACACCTACTTGTGGTGCGGCAAGCTCGATATCAATTTCTTTGTCGTCTAATTTTCCTTCACGTAATTTTTTACGAAAAACCTGACGGGTATTATCATTACTTGCTTTTTCTTCTTCGCCCCAGTTATTACGTGGGTTTGGTAGCAAGGCATCTAATACGCGATCTTCGGCATTTTCTTCTGCTCGAACATGGTATTTTTTCATTTCCTGTTCGCGTGTTAGTTTTACTGCAACATCGGTCAAATCTTTGATGATTTGTTCAACTTCTTTACCGACATAGCCAATTTCAGTAAATTTAGTTGCTTCAACTTTGATAAATGGTGCGTTTGCTAGTTTTGCTAATCGACGCGCGATCTCTGTTTTACCGACACCCGTTGGACCGATCATCAAAATATTTTTTGGAGATACTTCTTGGCGAAGTTCTTGATCTAACTGCATACGGCGCCAGCGGTTACGGAGGGCGATTGCTACGGCACGTTTAGCATTTTGTTGACCGATAATATGGCGGTCTAATTCAGAAACGATTTCTCTTGGTGTCATTGACGACATAATAAACTTCCTTTAATTCGGTAAAATTTAGTAATCGATAGTTTCAACTGTATGGAAACCGTTGGTGAATACACAGATATTACCTGCAATAGTCAGGGATTTTTGAGCGATTTGTTCAGCGTCTAATTCGGTGTTTTCTAGTAATGCCATTGCTGATGCTTGGGCGAAATTACCACCAGAGCCGATAGCAATAAGATCGTTTTCTGGTTGCACAACATCGCCATTACCGGTGATGATGAAAGAACTTTTTTTATCAGCAACAGCCAGTAAGGCTTCTAAATTACGTAACATTTTGTCGGTGCGCCAATCTTTAGCAAGTTCTACAGCTGCACGCTCTAGGTTACCTTGGTGAGCTTGTAATTTAGCTTCAAAACGTTCGATGAGGGTAAATGCGTCAGCAGTACCACCGGCGAAACCAGCGATAACTTGGCCGTTGTATAAACGGCGAACTTTTTTTGCGTTGCCTTTCATTACCGTGTTGCCAAGAGAAACTTGTCCGTCTCCGGCCATTACGACTTTGCCTTCACGGCGTACAGATACAATAGTAGTCACGATAAACTCCACTCTAATAAATTCGAGCGCGGCTGGATTGGAATTAGCCACGCTTCATTATGTTAGGTAAAAAAAACGCCTCATATGATATGAAGCGATTTCATTACAATATACAAACTAAGGTGGGTATATCTCTTTAGTTTTTCAAGGCTTCCACAGCCAAATTTCACAAGTTGTGACACCAGCTCGTTTAATCTGGTGGCGTTCTTTTTCTGCAGTTCGTTTACGTTCGTAAGGACCTAAAACAACACGATACCAATTACCGGTGTGACGAACACTGGCGGTATAACCTTGAAAGGCTATCGTTGCTTTCATTGCTTCAGCTTGTGATTGCTGACGGAATGAACCACATTGCATTTGGTAACGAATACCCGTGTCTTGTTGTGGCGGTATTTCAACAATGACTTCTTTTTCTTGCAAGTCTTGCGGATATTGCCACACTTCCTTTGGCTTTTGGGGTAATGGTTTTACCTTAAGCTTTTTAGGTTGTGTTTTTTTCACGGGTTCCGGTGCTGATTTTTCTGCTGTGCCACTTACTTGTGCTAAAAAATAACCAAGGCCAATCGCAAGCAATAAAAATAGCAAGATAGCCAATACCGGACGTTTCTTTTTAGTTGGTGGTGCTTTTTTAGCACCACGCTTCTTTCTTGGCTTTGGGGCGTGCCCCGCGTAATCCTTACGAGCCATAATTTACATGCGTTCCAAAGTTTCAATGCCCAGTAAATCTAAGCCTTGTTTAAGTGTTTTAGCAGTCAACTGCGCCAGTTTTAAGCGGCTAAGTTTAACGTTTTCTTCTTCAGTGCTTAATATTGGACAAGCTTCATAGAAACTTGAGAATACACCCGCCAATTCAAACAGATAAGTACACAAGGTGTTTGGTGTCGCACGTTTTGCTACTTGATGAACAATCTCGTTAAACTGAATAAGTTTACCTGCTAGCTCTTGTTCTTTATCTTCGTTTAGTTGTACTTTCGCAGTTGCTAATTTCGCTGCTGTTTCAGCATCGACTTTATTAAAGATACTGCCAACACGCGTACAAGCGTAAAGTAGGTAAGGTGCTGTATTACCTTCAAAGCTTAACATTGAGTCAAAGTTGAAGATGTAGTCACTGCTACGGTTCTTTGATAAATCGGCGTATTTAACCGATGAGATACCAACAACACGAGCGATGTGTTTAAGTTCATCTTCAGCAAGATCTGGGTTTTTCGATTTTACCAGTGTATAAGCACGCTCTTCAGCTTCTGTTAACAGATCTACCAGTTTTACTGTGCCACCTGAACGGGTTTTGAATGGGCGGCCATCTGCACCGTTCATTGTACCAAAACCAAGGTGTTCCAACGATGTTTCTGGTTTAACGAAACCGGCTTTTTGTACTACTGAGAATACTTGCTGGAAATGCAGAGCTTGACGTTGGTCAACAAAATACATAATACGGTTAGCATTGAGTTTCTGCTGACGGAAACGCATTGCGGCAAGGTCTGTTGTTGCGTAGAGGAAACCGCCACCGTTTTTCTGGATGATAACTGGTAGTGGGTCGCCGTCTTTATTTTTAAACTCATCTAAGAATACGCATTTAGCGCCGTTTGATTCTGTGAGTAGACCTTGTGCTTCAAGTTCGTTAACAACGTTGTGTAGGTCGCTGTTATAGAAGCTTTCACCACGCACGTCTTCACGTGTTAGTTTTACGTTTAGGCGTTTGTAGATGTCATGACAGTGTGCAAGTGACACATTATTAAATTCTTGCCATAGTTTATTACAATCTTCATCGCCGGATTGTAGCATTACAACCATTTCACGAGCGCGAGTTGCAAAATCTTCAGATTCGTCGAAACGACCTTTTGCTGCGCGATAGAATACTTCTAGGTCAGAAAGTTGCATACTGATTTCTGCATTTTCAGCGCGTTTTTCTTCCATGTATGCGAGTAGCATACCGAACTGAGTACCCCAATCGCCTACGTGGTTTTGACGGATGACGTTATGACCAAGTAGCTCTAATGTACGAGCTACAGAATCACCAATGATTGATGAACGTAAGTGACCTACGTGCATTTCTTTGGCTAAGTTTGGTGATGATAAATCAACAACGACGTTATCTGGCGTTGTTGTTTTTTGAACTGAAAGGTTATCGTCTTCAAGCGCGATATCAATCTGTTGTGCTAACCAGTTTTGGTTTAAGAAGATGTTGATGAAGCCTGGTCCTGCGATTTCAGTACGGCTTACTAAGTCTGATTCTGGC
This Moritella sp. 5 DNA region includes the following protein-coding sequences:
- the hslU gene encoding ATP-dependent protease ATPase subunit HslU; translation: MSSMTPREIVSELDRHIIGQQNAKRAVAIALRNRWRRMQLDQELRQEVSPKNILMIGPTGVGKTEIARRLAKLANAPFIKVEATKFTEIGYVGKEVEQIIKDLTDVAVKLTREQEMKKYHVRAEENAEDRVLDALLPNPRNNWGEEEKASNDNTRQVFRKKLREGKLDDKEIDIELAAPQVGVEIMAPPGMEEMTNQLQGMFQNLSGGSTTKTRKMKVKEAFKQLVEDEAAKLVNPEELKEKAIYAVENNGIVFLDEIDKICKRSDSNDGGVSREGVQRDLLPLIEGSTVTTKHGMVKTDHILFIASGAFQVAKPSDLIPELQGRLPIRVELDALKAEDFVRILTEPNASLTEQYTAMLKTEGVDVNFTQEGIDGIANAAWNVNEKTENIGARRLHTVMERLMEEISFDASDKNGEELVVDRDYVSKYLDELVEDEDLSRYIL
- the hslV gene encoding ATP-dependent protease subunit HslV; translated protein: MTTIVSVRREGKVVMAGDGQVSLGNTVMKGNAKKVRRLYNGQVIAGFAGGTADAFTLIERFEAKLQAHQGNLERAAVELAKDWRTDKMLRNLEALLAVADKKSSFIITGNGDVVQPENDLIAIGSGGNFAQASAMALLENTELDAEQIAQKSLTIAGNICVFTNGFHTVETIDY
- a CDS encoding SPOR domain-containing protein: MARKDYAGHAPKPRKKRGAKKAPPTKKKRPVLAILLFLLLAIGLGYFLAQVSGTAEKSAPEPVKKTQPKKLKVKPLPQKPKEVWQYPQDLQEKEVIVEIPPQQDTGIRYQMQCGSFRQQSQAEAMKATIAFQGYTASVRHTGNWYRVVLGPYERKRTAEKERHQIKRAGVTTCEIWLWKP
- the argS gene encoding arginine--tRNA ligase, producing the protein MKEHIIQLLEQTVTILKEQQIIPADAQPRIAVDRTRDKAHGDLATNLAMMMAKPAKKNPRELAQLIIDNLPESDLVSRTEIAGPGFINIFLNQNWLAQQIDIALEDDNLSVQKTTTPDNVVVDLSSPNLAKEMHVGHLRSSIIGDSVARTLELLGHNVIRQNHVGDWGTQFGMLLAYMEEKRAENAEISMQLSDLEVFYRAAKGRFDESEDFATRAREMVVMLQSGDEDCNKLWQEFNNVSLAHCHDIYKRLNVKLTREDVRGESFYNSDLHNVVNELEAQGLLTESNGAKCVFLDEFKNKDGDPLPVIIQKNGGGFLYATTDLAAMRFRQQKLNANRIMYFVDQRQALHFQQVFSVVQKAGFVKPETSLEHLGFGTMNGADGRPFKTRSGGTVKLVDLLTEAEERAYTLVKSKNPDLAEDELKHIARVVGISSVKYADLSKNRSSDYIFNFDSMLSFEGNTAPYLLYACTRVGSIFNKVDAETAAKLATAKVQLNEDKEQELAGKLIQFNEIVHQVAKRATPNTLCTYLFELAGVFSSFYEACPILSTEEENVKLSRLKLAQLTAKTLKQGLDLLGIETLERM